One Mercurialis annua linkage group LG3, ddMerAnnu1.2, whole genome shotgun sequence DNA window includes the following coding sequences:
- the LOC126672405 gene encoding uncharacterized protein LOC126672405 — protein MIRKYDKTKIITSTDDGKGINSHVQHVHWSEMDKVIEKHWNRNDEIIKKHNEERITSNNGKEIDQIRHLHQVHGRKFQSVISSLFEVRLRRFLRSRKGDGKLYTYTPINQGFCELVLRILMVILGARTIRFDEQSSVFFRYLDSRRG, from the exons ATGATCAGAAAATACGATAAAACGAAGATAATAACTTCAACGGACGATGGTAAAGGAATCAATAGTCATGTACAACATGTACATTGGAGTGAGATGGATAAAGTGATTGAGAAGCATTGGAATAGGAACGATGAAATAATCAAGAAACATAATGAGGAAAGGATTACATCGAACAATGGTAAAG AAATAGATCAAATTCGTCATCTTCATCAAGTCCATGGAAGAAAGTTTCAAAGTGTGATATCTTCTTTGTTTGAGGTCCGATTGAGGCGATTCTTGCGGTCACGGAAGGGGGACGGAAAGCTCTACACATATACACCTATAAATCAAG GTTTTTGTGAGCTTGTGTTAAGGATTTTGATGGTGATTCTTGGAGCTAGGACCATTCGGTTTGATGAACAATCAAG tgtgtttttcaggtacctagattctAGACGTGGCTAG